In Trichomycterus rosablanca isolate fTriRos1 chromosome 5, fTriRos1.hap1, whole genome shotgun sequence, the sequence ATTTtgaggcccaacagtagcaacttggcggtggtggggcttgaaccagcaagcatctgattactaatccagtaccttatgccttgttcacactacacgatttttgccctgattttcgctcgctgacgggtcgccgctagatgtggcagctcaggagcaactcgacgttcgctcggcgatctaaactcggctctcaatcgctatgtgtgaactactcaacaactcgatccgagctaCTCGAGGActgaggagagatatctagcatgttgaatatctggatcagtcggttgcgactgtcaatgagtgtggtgagggggataatattgtttctatcagaatacatcgacacacacacaagctttacaaaatttgtgatgcatttttggacatggtatcattaaactcctcgtcacttctcacatttgttttcgtgaaaaaacgtagtttgggagaccagagaagctcgcctgcgattccagttggtgatagatggtgtagtgtgaaaccccctatcgccgatcagtcatgtagtgtgaaagccacaccgacttaagggactcctgattacaagagatccagttgtgtagtgtgaactgtacagcgacctgatgacttggaaagtcatgtagtgtgaacttggcataaaccgcTGAGCCGCtactacataaaaaaacaatcataaaatAAATGGCCAACAGTGTTTCAGGTATAACGTCATGAACAAACCCTGTCAATGTTTTAAAGCTCTTTATCGTCTCTTTCACTTTCTAAGCTACTCGTTGTGGACAAACTGTCCAAAATAGAGTTAATAGCATTACCGTTAGCATACAGTTCATTCATGTTAAATATAGGAATCCCAGGAATTGGGACTTTTAAATTCCCTTCTAAATTATCCGACTCAACCAGAGCTTTCTGTCTCTCATAGTACTTTGAGAATTTGTTAAAGATTATAGTAATGGGCAGCGCCACTACTAGAAGGCCACAAATGATGCATAACGTCCCAATTAGCTTTCCAGCCAGCGTGACAGGATAAGTGTCTCCATACCCAACTGTAGTCATGCTAATAGTTGCCCACCACCATCCTACTGGGATGGTCTGGAGCTCAGATTCATCCTCCTCTTTTTCTGCGAAGTAGACAAGCACAGAAAAGATGGAAATCCCGACCGACAGGAAGAGGATGAGCAGGCCGACCTCGTGGTAGCTATGGCGCAGTGTCGCTCCCAGTGACCGTAGTCCTACTGAGTGACGTGCTAGCTTTAGTATCCTGAAGATGCGCATTAGCCTGAGGATTTGCACCACCTTTCCAACGTTCTCCAGCTCCTCACTTTCCTCGCCGTCTGCTTTTTCTAGTGCTAATGTAGCATAAAATGGCACAATGGATACAAAATCAATGATGTTCATTGCATTGCTGGCGAATTTGCGTAAGCACGGGGTGACTATCAAGCGCAACACAAATTCAAATGAAAACCAAATGACACAGAAGGTCTCAAACGCGGTTAAAATGGGATCCTCCACCGGTCTTTCATTAGCATCCACTTGATGGAACTCAGGCATGCTGTGAACACACATGGCGACGATGCTAATTAAAACAACACTCAGTGAGAACACAGCTAGTATCTTAGATGAGAGAGAATGCCCCGGATTCTCAAGTCTCAGCCAGAGTCCTTTGCGTTTCTCTGAACACCAGGTGCCTTCAAACTTTGCCATATCCTGTTCCAGCTCAGAAAGGTCTTCGAAGGATGATTCAAAACTCTCCTGAAGAGGGTCATCGTCGTTTCTGTCCCAGTCGTGATCCCTCTCGCCGTCCTTCTGCTCTTGAAACTTGTTGCTGCAGCATGAATCCAAATACAGCTCCTTAATTCCCCAGTACTCCAGTTC encodes:
- the kcns3a gene encoding potassium voltage-gated channel subfamily S member 3a; its protein translation is MVYGQILHRRGPDENFLNLNVGGFKQKVPCIMLQHFPNTRLGRLLLCSSESSILELCDDYSVTEGEFYFDRNPRFFRYVLNFYHTGKIHLMEELCVFSFSQELEYWGIKELYLDSCCSNKFQEQKDGERDHDWDRNDDDPLQESFESSFEDLSELEQDMAKFEGTWCSEKRKGLWLRLENPGHSLSSKILAVFSLSVVLISIVAMCVHSMPEFHQVDANERPVEDPILTAFETFCVIWFSFEFVLRLIVTPCLRKFASNAMNIIDFVSIVPFYATLALEKADGEESEELENVGKVVQILRLMRIFRILKLARHSVGLRSLGATLRHSYHEVGLLILFLSVGISIFSVLVYFAEKEEDESELQTIPVGWWWATISMTTVGYGDTYPVTLAGKLIGTLCIICGLLVVALPITIIFNKFSKYYERQKALVESDNLEGNLKVPIPGIPIFNMNELYANGNAINSILDSLSTTSSLESERDDKEL